GGGCGGCCCAGGTGTTGCCTTTGGCGGTGTGCAGCAGCGAGCCGGTGAGGCGCAGCGCGGGGCTGGGCTGGTAGCTGATTTCGGGCTGCACGGTGTAGATGAGCAGGCTGAAATTGCGGTAGCTGGAGCTGGTGGGGTCAATGGAGTACGTGGCCTGCGCCTCCCGAATGTCGCGCGCCACGGTGAAGCGGCCCGTGAACGACTGCGCCAGCGTGCGGCGCAGCAGCAGGCTCTGGGTCTGGAGGTTGCGCAGGTCGAAGCCTTCCGTGAGCAGCGTTTTTTGCTGAGTTTGCTGCACGGTTAACTCCGCCCCAAAAATGGGGTTGGCCCGGTTGAAATACAGCGTATTGCGCAGCAGCTGATTAAACGCCAGCAGCTTGTCATCGCCCTTGCCGTAGCTAAACGGACTAAGGCGATTAACAAGGGCTGGGCTGGTGGTGCGCCTATCTACCGTAACGCTGCTGATGCTGCTGAGGCGCGCCACGGCGGCGCGCCAGCTGCCGGCCTCGCGCCAGCCGCGGGGCGCGTTCACGGTGAGGCGGTAGCTGAGGCGGTTTTGGTAGGCCGTGAGGTAGTCGTTGGTGGGCAAATACACTTTGATATAGGTGCGGTACTGCGCATCGGGGGTTTGGGCTTCCAGAAACTCGTCTTTGTCCTGCACGCCGTTTTTGTTGAGGTCACCGGCGTAGTAGTGAGTGCCCTGGCCGGCGGGCACGGCCACAAACGAGAAGTCGCGCCGCAGCTCGCGGCCGGTTTGCACGCTGTAGGTCAGCTCAGAGCGAATCTGGTTTTGCAGCAGGCTGAGCGAGTGGTCGAGCTTGCCCAGAATGTTGCGCTGGCGGGCGCTGTCGGGCTGGCTCACCAGGTTCACGTCGCGGTAAGTGGCCACCATGCGCAGGTCCTGGTTTTTGCTGAGGTGGGTGCTGAGGTTGCCCTGCACGGTCTGCGACTGGGTGTGCACGCGCAGGTTGTTTTGCTCGGCGGTGGGCGTGCGGTCCTGCCGGAAGCCGTAGCTGAGGCCGTAGCGCGTGCGGCCGGTGTCGGGGCTTTGCAGGGCGAAGGTGTGCTCGTCGAAGTAGTTGGCTGAGCGGATGGTATCGCCCAGCGGCGAGACAACCTTGTTTTTATCAAACCGATAGGTGTAGCTCGGAATAACCCTACCCCCCCCGTAGCGCACGGTAGCCTCGCCGCGCACCCAGCTGGAGTGGAACCGCCCGGCCTGCGAGTTGAGCACAAACAGCGAGCCGCGCACATCGAGCCGGCCCACCTGCTGGGCCACGTCGAGCCACTGCTGCACGCCGCTCACCTCGCCGGGCCGGTAGCGCCGGCTCACGCGGTAGTTGATGGCGTGGGTAGCGTCGCGGCTCAGGCCCACCGCGAAGTTGAAGATATTGTCTTCTTTGGGCGCGGCCGTGGTGGCGTTGGCAGTGCTGGCGGCGCTCCAGTTGCGGTCAAACTCGATGTCGCGGTAGCGGTCAATCGGCGAAAAGCCGGCCTGCGTGTATTCGTAGTCGAGGGCCGAGCGCAGGCGGTATTTCTGCAAGGCCGCCGGGGCCCAGGTGGGTAGGGCGCGGTTTTGCACGGTGTAGCCCAGGCGCATGGCCCCGCCGCTCTGGCTGCGCGTGCCGGTGCTGTCGAAGCGGTTGCGCTGGAGCTGCGAGGTGGCCAGGTCCACGAACACCGCCGCGGTGGGGTCGAGCTGAAACGTGGCCCCGGCCGTGGCCATCTGCTTGAGCAGGGGGGTAGGGAGGAGGCGCACCGGCCGGTAGTCGCCCTGGTTATGGCCCTTGTATTCATACACCCGGCCGTTGGCGTTCACATTGGTCGTACTCAGCGCGTAGTCACCCAGCCCCGCCCCCACCTGCGTGAAGCGCACCGTATACACCCCGCTCAGCGAGTCGCGGGCATACTTGTACACGTACTCGCGCAGGCCGGTAGTGGTGTTGAGCTGGGCCACGCGGTGATACTGCACTATCGTGCGGTTGAAGGCCGCCGAGTCGGCCCCCGGCGCCGATACCACCGACACGTTGCCGGCACCGCGCAGCAGCTGGCGGTCCTGGTACGAGAGCGTGAGGTTGGCCGTGGCGTCGGGGTTGTCCGATTCCTGGTAGAAGTTGCCGCGCAGGCTCAGTTTCCCAATTTGCTGGTAGTGACTCAGCGTGTAGAGCGAGCGCGAGTAGTTGAGGTCCGAGTACTCAAAATCGACCTTCAGGCGCGAGTTGGCCGTGATGAGGTGGCGGGGCGAAAACGTGATTTCGGCCAGGTTATAATCCACCACGTAGTCGAAGTCGAAGCCCCGCGTTTGCAGCCGGCCATCGAGGTACACGCGCTCCGAGCCGGCCAGCACGATGATAAACTGCTCGCCATTGGGCCCCGTGAGGCGGTACGGGCCCTGCACGTTGTCAATCGGCGTGAGGTCGATGCTGGCAAACTTACCCTTTGCTACCCCCCCCGCCACCAGGGTCGAGGACCGAACCTGGCCCAGCTTGTTGAGCACCGTTACGCTGCTGGTGCCGGTGGGGCCGGGGGGCGGCGCGCCGGGCAGCGGCTGGCCGCCCGGCACGGCGGCGGTGGGCGGCAGCAGCGGCGCGGTGGCCGAGCCGGCCGGCGCGGCGCTGTTGGTGGTCACGCCGTTGGTGTAGGTCGTGAACGACGAGGGCGGCGCGTTGCTCACGCTGTTGTTGGTGGTGCCGGCTTGCAGCGGCTGCGGGCCGGGCGCACCCAGGTTGGCCTCAATGGCCGCGCCCTGGATGTTTTTATAATAGCGCAAAAAGTAGTCGGGCTTGTTGCGCAGCACCACGTCGCCGGCCGTCAGGTTCCACTGCGGGCCGGTGAGGGTGATGTAGATTTTATCGAACTGCTGGAGCGTCTGCGTATTCCCCTCGGGCTGAAACGGCACGTTCTGGTCCGAGATGGCCGCCGTGAGGTGAATATTCTCCGTCAGCTGCCCCTCCAATTGCAGGTTGAGGGCCGAGTTCACGAACACGTTCTGGGTGTTGCCGAAGGAAATGCCCCGGCTCAGATTGCCCGTCTTGCTAATGCCCGGCGTGCTGAGAATCTGCTCCTGCTGCGAAAAATCTTCGAGCCGCAGCATGGGCCGGTCCCGAAAATCGAGCGTGTCCATGAGGCCGCGCGGGCGGCGGTAGCGGGCGCGCAGCAGCGGCAGCGGCAGCACCCGGTAGCAAATCAGCACCGAATCGGCGCGCGGCGCGCCCAGGCTGTCGCGCGGGGCGGGCCGCACCAGCTGGTAGCGGTCCCGCCCCGCATCGTAGGTCACTGGCTGCCCGGTGGCCGCCACCGAGGCCGGCACGATGGTGAGCGTGTCGCTGAGCGCGAAGCTCGTCGTGTCGTGGCCCAGGGCCAGGCGCACGTAGCGGCAGCGCCGGGTGTTGGGCGGCATCGGCTCGGGGGCGGGGGGTAGGGCGGGGGCAACCTTGGCGGCGGGCGGGGGGGTAGGAACGGTCTGCGCCCGCGCCGCCGGCCCGCTGCCCCACGCTACCGCCAGCAGGGCCACGAGGGCAACGCAAAAACGGTAGCAGTGGGTCATCGGGTAAAGTTCGGCAGCAGCGCCGGCACAACGCCGGGGGCGGCAACTTTGGTGCCTGGAGGAGTTAGGGGAGAATTAAGAGTTGAGAGAACGTCATTCCTCGGCAAGCTCGGAATGACGTTCTCTCAACTCTTAATTCTCAACTCTCAACCAACCCGCACCTCCCCGTTCACGTGCAGGCGCACCACCTCCAGCGCGCTCAACCCATCATTGTCTACTACCTGCACCGCGATGACGTGCGCGCCGGGCTTGAGCTGTAGCGTTTGCACGCCGGCTTTGTCGAGCAAAATGCTGGGGCGGAAGCCTTGGGCGGGGTCGTAGTGGGCATCCCAGGCGTAGAATTCGAGGCCGGCGGGGCTCTCGCCGGTGGCGGTGAGGCGCACGGCCCGCTTGGTGCCCGCGGCGGCAGCGGCTATGGCCTCCACCCGCACCGTGAGGCGGGGCTTGTGGGCCAGCTCCACAATGTCTTTCACGGGCACCAGCTCGATGCGGATGCCTTCCTTAGTGCGCAGGCGGGCCACTTCCTCCACCGCGCCGCGGCCGAAGCTGAAGGCCAGAATGTAGCCCACCGGCTCGCCGCTGGCGCGCTGCCGGGCAAAGAGCGCCGCGTCGTGGCGCTCGGCGGCGGCCCGGAAATTATCGACCACGTTGCGGCCCACGCCCTCGCTCTGCTTCACTTGCAGGGGTAGGCCCTCGCGGCTGCTGCCGTCCAGGCCCAGGTCGCCGCGCCGCTTCACGTTGGGCGTGCCGCCAAACTGCGTCACCAGCCAGCCCTCGAAGGCGTAGGGGTTCTGCGCTTTGAGGGCCTCCACGTCGTATTTGTGCAGGCGCACCGCGAAATCCTGGCTGAACAAGTCGCTGCCCAGCTTCAGGCGCAGCTCGGTCACCTTCACGGCCTGCACGCTCTGGTCAATGCCCAGCCAGCGGCGCTTCAGCCGCTCGGCCGCGACCACCGTCGTGCCCCCGCCCACGAAGGGGTCCAGCACCACGTCGCCCTCGTTCGAGGCCATCGCAATGATGCGCTCTAGTAGGGCTACCGGCTTTTGAGTGGGGTAGCCAACCCTTTCTTTTGCTTGAGAATTAACGGGAGGAATATCATCCCACATATTTTGAAGCGGGATGCCGGGCATCTCATCCAAATACCTTTTGAAGCGCACCGTATCACCAGTAGTTTTTATAATCCTACCTTCTGCAATAAGCGCGTTCATCTTTTCGCGGGAATAACGCCAATATTTAGTCACTCCAAGAACTTCGTAGGCAGGATTACCATTCGCTGCCCCGCCCGGCCCTGATAGGTCTCCCAACGTGTAGCGGCGGCCCGTTTCGGGTTCAATTTGACTGTAATATTTGGCGATATAATCGGCAGAATAAGGAAGAAAAATGGCGTTAGCGGTAAATTCAGAAGGACTTTTACTGTAATGCCAAATAGTGTCTGTAATATTTCCTGCTACACGCCTACCTTGCTTGCCATCACTATGCGCGCTGC
The genomic region above belongs to Hymenobacter psoromatis and contains:
- a CDS encoding site-specific DNA-methyltransferase, with translation MNELILGDNLEVLRHLPAESVDLIYLDPPFFSNRTYEVIWGDAGERRSFEDRWSGGIMQYIDWLNERVRELHRLLKPTGSLFLHCDWHANSYIRVFILDKLFGEDNFRTEVIWKRSSAHSDGKQGRRVAGNITDTIWHYSKSPSEFTANAIFLPYSADYIAKYYSQIEPETGRRYTLGDLSGPGGAANGNPAYEVLGVTKYWRYSREKMNALIAEGRIIKTTGDTVRFKRYLDEMPGIPLQNMWDDIPPVNSQAKERVGYPTQKPVALLERIIAMASNEGDVVLDPFVGGGTTVVAAERLKRRWLGIDQSVQAVKVTELRLKLGSDLFSQDFAVRLHKYDVEALKAQNPYAFEGWLVTQFGGTPNVKRRGDLGLDGSSREGLPLQVKQSEGVGRNVVDNFRAAAERHDAALFARQRASGEPVGYILAFSFGRGAVEEVARLRTKEGIRIELVPVKDIVELAHKPRLTVRVEAIAAAAAGTKRAVRLTATGESPAGLEFYAWDAHYDPAQGFRPSILLDKAGVQTLQLKPGAHVIAVQVVDNDGLSALEVVRLHVNGEVRVG